Proteins encoded by one window of Primulina huaijiensis isolate GDHJ02 chromosome 1, ASM1229523v2, whole genome shotgun sequence:
- the LOC140988367 gene encoding uncharacterized protein, giving the protein MGASNSRLEEDKGLQLCRARKKFIKQALNGRCSVAAAHIAYIEELKIIGAALRRFAEIDARVESFAFPSRNVTTEPRAFTEKSVSQLSLSSPSRSQYEDATVNVSPSPSSQVLKYNSHHMKFISMFSKKVEEKPPVHVAVSVIPTTPPSTTPRSTEVPEASSFETPSIPSETPPWDYFGLFNPIDDHFPSQERNGFDHGSEHSDEIEHLRAEEGIPDLEDVEEKLSSHGIDESHDSEDEFDEPSLATLVRSFENVNVATKNDSNDELSAAPQENRVSKTKPPSFENVTEAKESAVNEDSSMKSSETKSPGFENMIKGKEFVFNEDPSIKSERVASETKFINGKKNNSPDLSPLRDTSSRFMHLNDAKINPITESEVEDKVAPKDFYSSMQEIEHLFVKAYESGKEVPRMLEANKFHFRPVFPGKESGSVASSLLKSCFSCGDDPSEIQQEPPQNSVKYLTWHRTSSSRSASSRNLLGGKSIEDINDVSKNLFEDFCMVSGSHASTLDRLYAWEKKLYDEVKACQVLRSNFDMKCKLLRQKESQGLNTDKTRAIVKDLHSRIRVSIHRIDSISKKIEEIRDKELQPQLEELIEGLRRMWEMMMDCHRLQFHIISISIAPGSMKINIQSDSLRQISIHLANELNTLSSNFTKWIGAQKIYVEAINKWLFKCVSLPQNTTKRNKRMRPLPIKECGPPIYMICDSWLEMIDRLPCKGVVDSIKDLAAEVAHFLPRQEKNQGKATNRSRNVSLLDGMDGDDDRSIKTDEVFEDLIPAFDGFRTRLAGFLGKLNNFAECSVSMFTDLQKSIQDAKDKYEQPKSQQNKVV; this is encoded by the exons ATGGGAGCCTCAAACTCTAGATTGGAAGAAGACAAAGGATTGCAGCTTTGTCGTGCGCGAAAGAAATTTATCAAACAAGCACTTAACGGTAGGTGTTCTGTAGCAGCAGCTCATATTGCTTATATAgaggaactgaaaatcataggaGCTGCTTTAAGGAGATTTGCAGAAATTGATGCTCGAGTTGAATCTTTTGCCTTCCCTTCAAGAAATGTAACTACCGAGCCACGTGCTTTCACCGAGAAATCTGTGTCTCAATTATCTTTGTCCTCTCCATCCCGATCACAATATGAGGATGCCACTGTGAATGTCTCTCCATCTCCATCATCCCAAGTGTTGAAGTATAACTCACATCATATGAAATTTATAAGCATGTTTTCCAAGAAAGTTGAGGAGAAGCCTCCTGTGCATGTTGCGGTATCGGTTATCCCAACCACTCCTCCAAGCACCACTCCTCGTTCAACAGAAGTACCCGAAGCATCATCCTTTGAAACCCCTTCCATCCCATCAGAAACTCCACCTTGGGATTATTTTGGCCTTTTTAATCCGATTGATGATCATTTTCCTTCACAAGAGAGAAACGGATTTGATCACGGGTCTGAACACTCTGATGAGATTGAACATCTCAGGGCAGAGGAGGGCATTCCGGATCTTGAAGATGTGGAAGAGAAGTTATCCTCACATGGGATAGACGAATCTCATGACTCTGAAGACGAATTTGACGAGCCCTCCTTAGCTACACTTGTTCggagttttgaaaatgttaatgtAGCAACAAAAAATGATTCCAATGATGAGTTATCCGCGGCACCTCAAGAAAATAGAGTATCTAAAACCAAGCCTCCAAGTTTTGAAAATGTGACAGAAGCCAAAGAATCTGCTGTCAATGAAGATTCATCTATGAAGTCATCAGAAACCAAGTCTCCgggttttgaaaatatgatcaaAGGCAAAGAATTTGTCTTCAATGAAGATCCATCTATAAAGTCAGAACGCGTAGCATCAGAGACCAAGTTTATCAACGGGAAGAAAAATAACTCTCCTGATCTATCACCATTAAGAGACACATCTTCAAGATTTATGCATCTGAATGATGCGAAGATAAATCCAATTACAGAAAGCGAAGTTGAAGATAAGGTTGCACCTAAGGACTTCTATTCTAGCATGCAAGAGATTGAACATCTTTTTGTTAAAGCATATGAATCTGGTAAAGAAGTTCCTCGGATGCTTGAAGCAAATAAATTTCATTTCCGTCCGGTTTTCCCTGGGAAAGAAA GTGGATCAGTTGCCTCATCTCTACTGAAGTCTTGTTTCTCTTGTGGAGATGATCCAAGTGAGATTCAACAAG AGCCTCCTCAAAATTCTGTCAAGTACTTAACGTGGCATCGGACATCATCATCTCGATCTGCTTCATCTCGGAATCTTCTTGGTGGAAAATCCATTGAGGATATCAATGATGTGAGTAAAAATCTCTTTGAAGACTTCTGTATGGTCTCTGGAAGTCATGCCTCAACTTTGGATAGGCTCTATGCATGGGAGAAGAAGCTTTACGATGAAGTGAAG GCTTGTCAAGTGCTTAGAAGTAATTTTGATATGAAGTGTAAGCTTCTCCGACAGAAAGAATCACAAGGACTGAATACTGACAAAACACGTGCGATAGTTAAAGATCTGCATTCGAGAATTAGAGTTTCTATTCATAGAATTGACTCGATCTCAAAGAAAATCGAAGAAATTAGAGATAAGGAGCTTCAGCCTCAACTCGAGGAGTTAATTGAAGG ATTAAGAAGAATGTGGGAAATGATGATGGATTGTCACAGACTTCAGTTTCACATTATATCGATCTCGATTGCCCCCGGAAGCATGAAGATCAATATACAATCTGATTCACTGAGACAGATTAGTATCCATCTCGCAAATGAACTCAACACTTTATCGTCCAACTTCACAAAATGGATTGGCGCTCAGAAAATTTATGTTGAAGCCATAAATAAGTGGCTATTCAAGTGTGTTTCTCTCCCACAGAATACTACCAAGAGAAACAAAAGAATGAGACCTCTTCCCATTAAAGAGTGCGGTCCACCTATATACATGATCTGTGATTCATGGTTGGAGATGATCGATAGGTTACCGTGTAAAGGAGTCGTTGATTCTATCAAAGATTTGGCAGCAGAAGTGGCTCACTTTTTGCCCCGTCAAGAGAAAAACCAAGGAAAGGCCACTAATCGATCTCGAAATGTGTCGTTGCTTGATGGGATGGATGGTGATGATGATCGTAGCATAAAGACAGATGAGGTTTTTGAGGATCTGATACCTGCATTTGACGGCTTTCGTACAAGGTTGGCGGGTTTTCTTGGCAAGTTGAACAACTTTGCTGAATGTTCTGTCTCTATGTTCACTGATCTTCAGAAGTCCATTCAAGACGCGAAGGATAAGTACGAGCAACCCAAGTCTCAACAGAATAAGGTTGTGTAA